In one window of Thermoplasmata archaeon DNA:
- a CDS encoding 2-oxoacid:ferredoxin oxidoreductase subunit beta has protein sequence MKLAFELETYKSEVKPTWCPGCGDFAVLNALQHALTELQLEPWNVLLVSGIGCSSNLPQFLSTYGFHAIHGRAVAVAEGAKLANPDLHVIVTGGDGDGYGIGVGHFIHAMRRNLDLTYIVMNNEIYGLTTGQASPTSEMGMKTKSTPIAGVIENPIDPIALALSSGATYVARAFSGDVKQMSELVAKGIEHHGFSLIDALSPCVTYNKINTYEFFRKRVYDLNKEGHDAGDLKAAFLKALEWPVVQRDRIPLGLFYRNDKVPTYEDLEPAYKKGNPVKQPLGVADADEILKEFL, from the coding sequence ATGAAGCTCGCCTTCGAGCTCGAGACGTACAAGTCCGAGGTCAAGCCGACCTGGTGCCCCGGGTGCGGGGACTTCGCCGTCCTCAACGCGCTCCAGCACGCGCTTACGGAGTTGCAGCTCGAGCCCTGGAACGTGCTCCTCGTTTCGGGGATCGGCTGCTCGAGCAACCTGCCCCAATTCCTGTCGACCTACGGTTTCCACGCGATCCATGGCCGCGCGGTCGCGGTTGCGGAGGGCGCGAAGCTCGCGAACCCCGACCTCCACGTGATCGTCACGGGGGGCGACGGCGACGGGTACGGGATCGGTGTGGGTCACTTCATCCACGCCATGCGCCGGAACCTCGACCTCACGTACATCGTGATGAACAACGAGATCTACGGCCTGACCACGGGCCAGGCCTCGCCCACGTCGGAGATGGGGATGAAGACGAAGTCCACGCCCATCGCGGGCGTGATCGAGAACCCCATCGACCCCATCGCCCTCGCCCTCTCCTCCGGTGCGACCTACGTCGCGCGGGCGTTCAGCGGGGACGTGAAGCAGATGTCCGAGCTCGTGGCCAAGGGCATCGAACACCACGGATTCTCCCTGATCGACGCCCTCTCGCCGTGTGTGACGTACAACAAGATCAACACGTACGAGTTCTTCCGCAAGCGGGTGTACGACCTGAACAAGGAGGGCCACGACGCGGGCGACCTTAAGGCCGCGTTCCTCAAGGCGCTCGAATGGCCCGTCGTGCAGCGGGACCGCATCCCGCTGGGCCTGTTCTACCGCAACGACAAGGTGCCGACGTACGAGGACCTCGAGCCCGCCTACAAGAAGGGGAACCCGGTCAAGCAGCCGCTCGGAGTTGCGGATGCGGACGAGATTCTGAAGGAGTTCCTCTAA
- a CDS encoding 2-oxoacid:acceptor oxidoreductase subunit alpha, with product MSLPEIVFRVGGAAGDGVSSTAESFAKMCSRSGLHVWTYSSYQSVIRGGHVWTQVRGSPEPVLSHGTVPNVLVCLNQQTMDVHQGDILAGGAIVYDSDLVKPDPSRVAKGVRLLGMSLRKLAQTITPNAIVRNTVALGAAVRLYEIDFRHVESAFQDIWGDKKPEIVEQNVRAAKLGADAVDRAGGSLHLGVPFPEEPRYLMTGNEAVALGALAAGVRFHAQYPMTPASSILHWMAAHGPAHGVVVKQVEDELAAMNMAIGAGHAGVRSMVATSGGGFCLMVEAIGQAGMTETPLVAVVVQRGGPSTGLPTKTEQGDLNLVLGAGQGDWPRGILAPRHTQECFDLTAKAFNLAEVYQTPIVLLSDLYLGEGFRTVDKLDFNVPIVRGLTAADGGAIQGRFKRYAYTDSGVSPRAFPGTRGYQFVAATDEHMENGELISDVLAGLPEFVEERRKMHEKRMRKLVGLRKDMPPPELWGSANADLTLIHWGSTWGPAHEAILHVEEEDGVHVNSLEFPTLFPFHADETLRILKGVKRTLSIEGNYTGQFARLLRAETGYQPTFSFPKYDGEPFTWREIADKILEVVA from the coding sequence ATGTCACTTCCTGAAATCGTCTTCCGCGTGGGCGGAGCCGCGGGCGACGGGGTCTCGTCGACCGCCGAAAGCTTCGCGAAGATGTGCTCCCGCAGCGGGCTGCATGTCTGGACCTATTCCTCGTACCAGAGCGTGATCCGGGGCGGCCACGTGTGGACCCAGGTCCGCGGCAGCCCGGAGCCCGTCCTATCCCACGGCACCGTCCCCAACGTCCTCGTCTGCCTGAACCAGCAGACCATGGACGTCCACCAGGGCGACATCCTGGCCGGCGGCGCGATCGTGTACGACTCGGACCTCGTGAAGCCCGATCCCTCCAGGGTGGCGAAGGGCGTGCGCCTCCTCGGCATGTCCCTCCGCAAGCTCGCCCAGACGATCACCCCGAACGCCATCGTGCGGAACACGGTCGCCCTGGGCGCGGCGGTCCGCCTGTACGAGATCGACTTCCGCCACGTGGAGTCCGCGTTCCAGGACATCTGGGGCGACAAGAAGCCCGAGATCGTCGAGCAGAACGTCCGCGCCGCCAAGCTGGGCGCGGACGCCGTCGACCGGGCGGGCGGATCCCTGCACCTCGGCGTCCCGTTCCCGGAGGAGCCTCGATACCTGATGACGGGGAACGAGGCGGTCGCCCTCGGCGCCCTCGCCGCGGGCGTCCGGTTCCACGCGCAGTACCCCATGACGCCCGCCTCGTCCATCCTGCACTGGATGGCCGCGCACGGGCCCGCGCACGGCGTCGTCGTGAAGCAGGTCGAGGACGAGCTCGCCGCGATGAACATGGCCATCGGCGCGGGCCACGCGGGCGTGCGGTCCATGGTGGCCACGTCGGGCGGCGGCTTCTGCCTCATGGTCGAGGCGATCGGCCAAGCGGGGATGACCGAGACGCCGCTCGTGGCCGTCGTCGTCCAGCGGGGCGGACCGTCCACGGGACTCCCGACGAAGACGGAGCAGGGGGACCTAAACCTCGTCCTTGGGGCGGGCCAGGGCGACTGGCCGCGCGGCATCCTCGCGCCGCGCCACACCCAGGAGTGCTTCGACCTGACCGCGAAGGCGTTCAACCTCGCGGAAGTCTACCAGACCCCCATCGTGCTCCTGTCCGACCTGTACTTGGGCGAGGGCTTCCGCACGGTGGACAAGCTGGACTTCAACGTGCCCATCGTCCGCGGCCTGACGGCCGCCGACGGCGGCGCGATCCAGGGGCGCTTCAAGCGCTACGCGTACACGGACTCCGGCGTGAGCCCGCGGGCGTTCCCGGGGACCCGGGGCTACCAGTTCGTCGCGGCGACCGACGAGCACATGGAGAACGGGGAGCTCATCTCGGACGTCCTCGCGGGCCTGCCCGAGTTCGTGGAGGAGCGGCGCAAGATGCACGAGAAGCGCATGCGGAAGCTGGTGGGCCTCCGCAAGGACATGCCGCCGCCGGAGCTCTGGGGATCGGCCAACGCGGACCTCACCCTGATCCACTGGGGCTCGACCTGGGGCCCGGCCCACGAGGCGATTCTCCATGTCGAGGAGGAGGACGGCGTGCACGTGAACTCCCTGGAGTTCCCCACCCTGTTCCCCTTCCACGCGGACGAGACGCTCCGGATCCTGAAGGGCGTGAAGCGGACCCTGTCCATCGAAGGCAACTACACGGGCCAGTTCGCGCGGCTCCTGCGCGCGGAGACGGGCTACCAACCCACCTTTTCGTTCCCCAAGTACGACGGGGAGCCCTTCACCTGGCGGGAGATCGCGGACAAGATCCTCGAGGTGGTCGCATGA
- a CDS encoding DUF2070 family protein, producing MDRIAPKTVAESHAETTRMARRLFTAPRPRRMVLPILAFSLMEAYLLVYPSLDWVRIAIGALAIAIPAYAAALLTKPVALALGGRMYFRRSFLLAFVGLILLGAFQVIAVALFTILAVLGNAAYDPSVTLRVTILGYGAVLWVREVILSATSHSQHLRSLPAALIHPLLGLIAMAVWMPLSLSGFLLSLVVLAIFYVSAVGYTEIAKRPLLRSFGADGFKLLRSTLDVYGEMEDEGVAELEEFFGSIGVAARVRVAGFAFRAGKGIKALFLAPTVHPGPMGFVGGSDLPSKVASGLTDLTPSVLVAHGPTTHDDNPATTAEVRKISETVRGLVAAATTSGTAGRACRAAFGRVTTLAQALGDTVLLVASFAPSPSDDIDGATGHAAVQEAKLAGAADAIFVDAHNCLQPGAGLTLFGSEASHEVIESAKAATRAALAAPRGPLRVGYGQQCKICTPDQGIGARGVEALVVEVDGQRTAYVLFDGNNMVPGTRDAIRARIAGLVQESEALTTDNHSVNLTMDGFNAVGAVLDRETVLAHAEAAVRDAIGNLEPADVAPFSGEIPDFRIFGPQAASRLTTSISATMAVLRPALYVTLSGAVAIAALALVLL from the coding sequence ATGGACCGGATTGCTCCGAAGACCGTCGCGGAGAGCCACGCGGAGACCACCCGGATGGCGCGCCGCCTCTTCACGGCCCCGCGGCCGCGGCGGATGGTCCTGCCGATCCTCGCGTTCTCCCTCATGGAGGCGTACCTGCTCGTGTATCCTTCGCTCGACTGGGTCCGGATCGCGATCGGCGCCCTCGCGATTGCGATCCCCGCGTACGCCGCGGCGCTCCTGACGAAGCCCGTCGCCCTCGCCCTCGGAGGTCGCATGTACTTCCGACGCTCGTTCCTCCTGGCGTTCGTGGGCCTCATCCTCCTGGGCGCGTTCCAGGTCATCGCCGTCGCCCTGTTCACGATCCTCGCCGTCCTCGGGAACGCCGCGTACGATCCGTCGGTCACCCTTCGGGTCACGATCCTCGGCTACGGCGCCGTCCTCTGGGTGCGCGAGGTGATCCTGTCCGCGACGTCGCACTCCCAGCACCTTCGCTCCCTGCCCGCCGCGCTGATCCACCCGCTCCTCGGCCTGATCGCGATGGCCGTGTGGATGCCGCTCAGCCTCTCCGGGTTCCTGTTGAGCCTCGTCGTCTTGGCGATCTTCTACGTGTCCGCGGTCGGGTACACGGAGATCGCGAAACGCCCGCTCCTGCGGTCCTTCGGGGCGGACGGGTTCAAGCTCCTGCGCTCGACCTTGGACGTGTACGGGGAGATGGAGGACGAGGGCGTCGCGGAGCTCGAGGAGTTCTTCGGCTCCATCGGCGTGGCCGCGCGGGTGCGCGTGGCCGGGTTCGCGTTCCGTGCGGGGAAGGGGATCAAGGCGCTCTTCCTCGCGCCCACGGTCCATCCGGGGCCCATGGGGTTCGTGGGCGGCAGCGACCTCCCGAGCAAGGTGGCCTCCGGGCTCACGGACCTCACGCCGAGCGTCCTCGTGGCCCACGGCCCCACGACCCACGACGACAACCCCGCGACCACGGCCGAAGTGCGCAAGATCTCGGAGACCGTGCGTGGCCTCGTGGCCGCCGCGACGACGAGCGGCACCGCGGGGCGTGCCTGCCGAGCGGCCTTCGGCCGGGTGACGACGCTCGCCCAAGCGCTCGGGGACACGGTCCTCCTCGTCGCCTCATTCGCGCCGAGTCCGTCGGACGACATCGACGGCGCGACGGGCCACGCCGCGGTCCAGGAGGCGAAGCTGGCCGGAGCCGCGGACGCGATCTTCGTGGACGCGCACAACTGCCTGCAGCCCGGTGCGGGCCTCACCCTGTTCGGGTCCGAGGCGAGCCACGAGGTCATCGAGTCCGCCAAGGCGGCCACGCGCGCCGCGCTCGCCGCGCCCCGGGGACCCCTGCGGGTCGGCTACGGGCAGCAGTGTAAGATCTGCACGCCGGACCAGGGGATCGGGGCACGCGGCGTGGAGGCCCTCGTCGTCGAGGTGGACGGGCAGCGCACGGCCTACGTGCTCTTCGACGGGAACAACATGGTGCCCGGGACGCGGGACGCGATCCGGGCGCGGATCGCCGGCCTGGTCCAGGAGTCCGAGGCCCTGACCACGGACAACCATTCCGTGAACCTGACCATGGACGGCTTCAATGCGGTCGGCGCCGTGCTCGACCGGGAGACAGTCCTCGCACACGCGGAAGCCGCGGTCCGCGACGCGATCGGGAACCTCGAGCCCGCGGACGTGGCCCCGTTCAGCGGGGAGATCCCCGACTTCCGGATCTTCGGCCCTCAAGCCGCGTCCCGCTTGACCACCTCGATCAGCGCGACCATGGCGGTCCTGCGACCCGCGCTGTACGTCACCCTGTCGGGCGCCGTGGCGATCGCGGCCCTGGCCCTCGTCCTCCTCTAG
- a CDS encoding lactate utilization protein: VFSVFVPDRSAALAKVLGMLPKGGLVCHGASATLQEIGLVDALTAQDSGVRYGNLEWQAEPEMAKRMRLRARLTAESDVFLGSVQAICETGEVVSADATGSRQAGYIFGPPKIIWVAGMNKLVPTLDDGIRRLREVALPQEDARMKRTGAPGSYVGKLVIYERERPGRIHLVLVGESLGF, encoded by the coding sequence GCGTGTTTTCCGTGTTCGTGCCCGACCGGAGCGCCGCGCTTGCGAAGGTCCTCGGCATGCTCCCCAAGGGCGGTCTCGTGTGCCACGGCGCTTCGGCGACCCTCCAAGAGATCGGCCTCGTGGATGCCCTGACGGCGCAGGATTCGGGCGTCCGATACGGCAACCTGGAGTGGCAGGCGGAACCCGAGATGGCGAAGCGCATGCGCCTGCGGGCGCGCTTGACCGCGGAGTCGGACGTGTTCCTGGGCAGCGTGCAGGCCATTTGCGAGACGGGGGAGGTGGTCTCCGCGGACGCGACCGGAAGCCGGCAGGCGGGATACATCTTCGGCCCGCCGAAGATCATCTGGGTCGCCGGCATGAACAAGCTCGTGCCCACCCTCGACGACGGCATCCGAAGGCTCCGAGAGGTCGCACTCCCGCAGGAGGATGCCCGGATGAAACGCACGGGAGCGCCGGGCAGCTACGTCGGCAAGCTCGTGATCTACGAACGGGAGCGACCGGGGCGGATTCATCTCGTGCTCGTCGGTGAGAGCCTCGGGTTCTGA
- the pdxT gene encoding pyridoxal 5'-phosphate synthase glutaminase subunit PdxT, producing MRIGVIGVQGDVSEHVDAVARALREYGVTGDAIAVRRRDDLDRVDGLTIPGGESTTISKLLVKLNLFDEIVRRAKEESMPILGTCAGCILLAKDGGPQAQKTGSRLLALMDMAVDRNAFGRQKESFEADLDVAGLEKPFHGVFIRAPAILRTWGACTPLARYQDKIVLARQGSLIGAAFHPELSNDFRIHRWFLDLL from the coding sequence ATGCGGATCGGAGTCATCGGGGTCCAAGGCGACGTGAGCGAACACGTCGACGCGGTCGCCCGCGCGTTGCGCGAGTACGGAGTCACCGGCGACGCCATCGCGGTCCGCCGACGCGACGACCTCGACCGCGTGGACGGCCTCACGATCCCCGGCGGCGAGAGCACGACGATCTCCAAGCTCCTCGTGAAGCTGAACCTGTTCGACGAGATCGTCCGCCGGGCGAAGGAGGAATCCATGCCCATCCTTGGCACGTGCGCGGGGTGCATCCTTCTCGCGAAGGACGGCGGCCCCCAGGCGCAGAAGACGGGGAGCCGGCTCCTCGCCCTGATGGACATGGCCGTGGACCGCAACGCGTTCGGCCGTCAGAAGGAATCCTTCGAGGCGGACCTGGATGTCGCCGGACTCGAGAAGCCCTTCCACGGCGTCTTCATCCGCGCGCCCGCGATCCTGCGCACCTGGGGCGCCTGCACGCCGCTCGCGCGGTACCAGGACAAGATCGTCCTCGCTCGGCAGGGGTCGTTGATCGGTGCAGCGTTCCACCCGGAGCTGAGCAACGACTTCCGCATCCACCGCTGGTTCCTCGATCTCCTCTAG
- a CDS encoding UbiA family prenyltransferase: MPGLLRLARPLNCVMSAVGVAIGGIVAVGSGVWGVFAWPLAFGAIAAALSTAAGNALNDLADRETDRVNHPDRPLVTGAVSVPAARNFTVAAFVAAAAIATLASLACLAMVVVNAGVLYAYERGLKARGGVGNAAVGYLVGSIFLFAGFAVFRSDVTPLLRTGVLALLAFLATMGREITKDIEDMAGDVDRRTLPQRIGAPRAGQLAAATLVAGVLLSVLPWATAILAWEYAAVVLPADGMFIYAAYHSAARPARSQRVTKYAMVVALVAFLAGGLFL, translated from the coding sequence ATGCCCGGGCTCCTCCGGCTCGCTCGCCCCTTGAACTGCGTGATGTCTGCCGTCGGTGTCGCCATCGGCGGGATCGTCGCCGTCGGGTCGGGCGTCTGGGGCGTGTTCGCATGGCCGCTGGCCTTCGGAGCAATCGCCGCCGCGCTGTCCACCGCTGCGGGCAACGCCCTGAACGACCTGGCGGACCGGGAGACGGACCGCGTCAATCATCCGGATCGCCCCTTGGTGACCGGGGCCGTGAGCGTGCCTGCGGCGAGGAACTTCACCGTGGCCGCCTTCGTGGCCGCGGCCGCGATCGCGACCCTCGCAAGCCTCGCGTGCCTCGCCATGGTCGTCGTAAACGCGGGAGTCCTGTACGCGTACGAGCGGGGGCTCAAAGCCCGGGGCGGTGTGGGCAACGCCGCGGTGGGCTACCTCGTGGGCTCGATCTTCCTCTTCGCGGGATTCGCCGTGTTTCGCTCGGACGTCACCCCGCTCCTCCGGACGGGCGTGCTCGCCCTCCTGGCCTTCCTGGCGACCATGGGCCGCGAGATCACGAAGGACATCGAGGACATGGCGGGGGACGTGGACCGGCGCACCCTGCCCCAGCGGATCGGTGCGCCTCGGGCGGGTCAACTCGCCGCGGCGACGCTCGTCGCGGGCGTCCTCCTGAGCGTCCTGCCCTGGGCCACGGCCATCCTTGCGTGGGAGTATGCGGCCGTCGTCCTGCCCGCGGACGGAATGTTTATCTACGCCGCCTATCACTCGGCCGCCCGACCCGCGCGCTCCCAGCGCGTGACCAAGTACGCGATGGTCGTGGCCCTCGTCGCGTTCCTCGCGGGGGGACTGTTCCTGTGA
- a CDS encoding RidA family protein, whose protein sequence is MKSIPELRNHPKPLGPYSACVVAGNLVFISAQTPLKPGAKAGEWAASDAAGQTRQCLANIGSILDELGLGLDALVRTTVYLADPGDFKAINDAYQESFRTDPPARSPAKLGIEVPGLKVAIDAIAVYEPHEEE, encoded by the coding sequence ATGAAGTCCATCCCCGAACTCCGGAACCATCCGAAGCCCCTGGGCCCCTACTCGGCATGCGTGGTCGCCGGCAACCTCGTGTTCATCTCGGCCCAGACACCCCTCAAGCCCGGAGCCAAGGCGGGGGAGTGGGCCGCGAGCGACGCTGCGGGGCAGACGCGGCAGTGCCTGGCGAACATCGGGTCCATCCTAGACGAGCTGGGCTTGGGCCTGGACGCCCTCGTCCGGACCACGGTGTACCTCGCGGACCCCGGTGACTTCAAGGCGATCAACGACGCCTACCAAGAGTCGTTCCGCACCGATCCGCCAGCGCGGTCGCCCGCGAAGCTGGGCATCGAAGTGCCCGGGCTCAAGGTCGCAATCGACGCGATCGCCGTGTACGAACCGCATGAGGAGGAGTGA
- a CDS encoding Lrp/AsnC ligand binding domain-containing protein — protein sequence MPTPIGFVLIDIEPNREKEVYEKLIKVPQIVELYPLFGEYDLIAKVEADSFDTIGNIVVDQIRSVEGVKATKTLARMTF from the coding sequence ATGCCCACGCCCATCGGCTTCGTGCTCATTGACATCGAGCCCAACCGGGAAAAAGAGGTCTACGAGAAGCTGATCAAAGTCCCTCAGATCGTGGAGCTCTATCCGCTGTTTGGGGAGTACGACCTCATCGCCAAGGTCGAGGCGGACTCGTTCGACACGATCGGCAACATTGTCGTCGATCAGATCCGGTCCGTGGAGGGCGTCAAGGCCACGAAGACGTTGGCCCGGATGACCTTCTGA
- a CDS encoding geranylgeranylglyceryl/heptaprenylglyceryl phosphate synthase, whose product MTVYESLLERRVQARLHMTLLDPDKQSADEAGRIAGGAARSGTDAIMIGGSTGVTQEKVDATVLAIKAAAHVPTILFPASAANLSRHADALYFMSLLNSRDPRLTVGEQRRAAPVVKKWGLETIPMAYLVVEPGMRAGEVGRADPIPRSEPQVAVEYALAAQMLGMKLVYLEAGSGAPEPVPAAMIRAVREALDIPLVVGGGIRTAEAAGTVARAGADIVVTGTVVERSKDGETLRRIIEAVKAG is encoded by the coding sequence GTGACCGTTTACGAATCGCTCCTCGAACGCCGCGTGCAGGCCCGGCTCCACATGACCCTCCTGGACCCAGACAAGCAGTCCGCGGACGAGGCGGGCCGGATCGCGGGCGGCGCCGCGAGGAGCGGCACGGATGCGATCATGATCGGGGGATCGACGGGCGTCACCCAGGAGAAGGTGGACGCCACAGTCCTCGCGATCAAGGCGGCCGCGCACGTGCCGACGATCCTGTTTCCCGCGAGCGCGGCGAACCTGTCGCGCCACGCGGACGCCCTCTACTTCATGAGCCTCCTGAACAGCCGCGATCCGCGCCTGACCGTCGGAGAGCAGCGACGCGCCGCCCCCGTGGTCAAGAAGTGGGGCCTCGAGACGATCCCCATGGCCTACCTCGTCGTGGAACCCGGGATGCGGGCGGGCGAAGTGGGTCGCGCGGATCCCATCCCGAGGTCGGAGCCCCAGGTCGCCGTGGAGTACGCCCTCGCGGCGCAGATGCTCGGGATGAAGCTCGTGTACCTGGAGGCGGGGAGTGGGGCGCCGGAGCCCGTCCCCGCCGCCATGATCCGTGCGGTCCGGGAGGCGCTGGACATCCCGCTCGTGGTCGGAGGAGGCATCCGCACCGCGGAGGCCGCGGGCACGGTCGCCCGCGCGGGGGCGGACATCGTGGTCACGGGGACCGTCGTGGAGCGCTCGAAGGACGGCGAGACCCTGCGCCGGATCATCGAGGCGGTGAAGGCGGGCTGA